AGTTGGCAATATTGATTTTTTGGGCCAGGATATAGGCGGCATAGAAACTATGCTCGGAGAAATAGACGCCGAGAACGGTCAGTGAGAGAAACAGAATCAGGTTCAGACCTACGGAGCCTATGCAGAGCGCGATGAAGATATCACGGTTAATCTTACTGTTCTTGCGGGTGTAAGGGTAGATCATGAAGAAAACGCAGATCTCTCCGAAGGGATAGAATACACCGATCATGATCGAATGCAGCATATCCGGTAAAGGTGTAGTCAGCATAGGATAGACACGCTCCAGCCGGACCTGTGGAAATAGGAGCACCATCAGGGCCACCAGGAATAAGGCAAACAGCGGAAAGAACACCTGCGCTGCCCGGCCGACCGTCTCAAGCCCCAGACGCAGACCGTACACCAACAGAACAATGCTCATGAACCGGATTACTCCGCCGGGAGTTCCCTCGTAGATCTGGGTACACATGAAATCCTCAATTTCCCGGACATACGTAGAGGCCGCGATGATGAAGAAGAACAGATAGTACCCGCCTACCGCGCTGCCTAGCCATTTCCCCAGCACCTGTCGGCTGATCTCAATAATATTTTGGTCCGGACTGATATTTGCTACTACAACAAACAGGAAGACTAGTGCAATCCCCGGCGGAATACTGAACAAGGCGGCGATCCAGGCATCCTGATGGGCTTCGGAAGTCATGGCTGCAGGATAGACCAGGGCCATATCCCCGATAAAGGTGAAAAGACCGAGGATTACCAACTGCGCTGTGCTGATCCGCTCTTTTTCAATACTCATCTCTATCCCCCCTTTACATGTGACCTCCAGGGCCTATGAACCCGGAACCCTCTTAGTATGGCATCCCCTTCCAGAATTATGTGAATCAAGTACAGGTCTGAATTTGAGGAATAATTATCAAGAAATGCTACCAAACTAACCTGAATAGAAGGTTCACGGGAAGGAGAAGTGGCCCGGATGAAGAGTACGGTGGAGGGGAAGTTATCCAGCCGGCTGGAGGTCAATAATGAACAGCTGTACAAGCTGATGGGCGAGAGCACTGACCTGGTGAGAAAACAGCTGAAGCTGGGAGAGCATACGGAGCTGGCTATTTTTTATATTGATGGCCTGATAGATAATCAGCTGCTGCATAATTCGATCCTGTATTCGCTTCAGGAGGGACGGACCTCGGCTCTTCTGGAAGAACAGGACCCGGATAAGAAAATAGAAATCTTGACCAGCCGTGTGCTAATGGCCGGTGATCTTACCGTGGTTCAGGATTACGCCAAGTTCGTACACGACCTGTTATCCGGCAACGTGATGCTGATGGTGGAGGGGACGGCATCAGCGCTGCGGATCGGGCTGCCCGGCTGGGAAGACCGGGGTGTAAGTGAGCCGAGCTCGCAGTCTGTGGTCCGCGGACCGATGGAGGGGTTCAGTGAGAATCTGCGGACCAACACCGCGCTAATCCGCCGCAAAATCAAAGACAGTCAGCTGTGGCTGGAAACGATGCAGATCGGCCGCGTCACCCAGACCAGTGTCTCAATTATGTATCTCAGCCACATTGCGAATAAAGAGCTGGTGCAAGAAGTGAAGCGGCGCCTGAACAGTATTGATACGGATAGTATTCTGGAGAGCGGATATATCGAGGAATTTATTCAGGATAAGGTGGCAACACCCTTCCCTACGATTTATAACAGTGACCGGCCGGATACCATTGCGGCGGGCATCCTGGAAGGGAAGGTGGCTATCCTGGTCGATGGAACCCCTTTTGTGCTGCTGGCCCCGACCGTATTTGTCTCCTTCTTTCAATCGGCGGAGGATTATTACCAACGGGCGGATATTTCTACCCTGCTGCGGTTCATCCGGTTTCTGGCTTTTTTCCTCACCTTGTTTGCCCCTGCGTTCTATGTGGCTATCACAACCTATCATACGGAGATGATCCCGACCAATCTGGTGATCAGCCTGGCGGCCCAGCGGGAGACG
The sequence above is a segment of the Paenibacillus sp. FSL R7-0204 genome. Coding sequences within it:
- a CDS encoding GerAB/ArcD/ProY family transporter; protein product: MSIEKERISTAQLVILGLFTFIGDMALVYPAAMTSEAHQDAWIAALFSIPPGIALVFLFVVVANISPDQNIIEISRQVLGKWLGSAVGGYYLFFFIIAASTYVREIEDFMCTQIYEGTPGGVIRFMSIVLLVYGLRLGLETVGRAAQVFFPLFALFLVALMVLLFPQVRLERVYPMLTTPLPDMLHSIMIGVFYPFGEICVFFMIYPYTRKNSKINRDIFIALCIGSVGLNLILFLSLTVLGVYFSEHSFYAAYILAQKINIANFLQRLEALMATAWIITTYFKTALYFYAFVLGMAQIFKLKSHRPLIFPVAFLIYGLSQLISKDIIFYVKEIPPYWVDWNLTYSLALPLLILVVHKVRQRAAAS
- a CDS encoding spore germination protein, producing MKSTVEGKLSSRLEVNNEQLYKLMGESTDLVRKQLKLGEHTELAIFYIDGLIDNQLLHNSILYSLQEGRTSALLEEQDPDKKIEILTSRVLMAGDLTVVQDYAKFVHDLLSGNVMLMVEGTASALRIGLPGWEDRGVSEPSSQSVVRGPMEGFSENLRTNTALIRRKIKDSQLWLETMQIGRVTQTSVSIMYLSHIANKELVQEVKRRLNSIDTDSILESGYIEEFIQDKVATPFPTIYNSDRPDTIAAGILEGKVAILVDGTPFVLLAPTVFVSFFQSAEDYYQRADISTLLRFIRFLAFFLTLFAPAFYVAITTYHTEMIPTNLVISLAAQRETVPFPTFVEALMMELTYEILREAGVRIPKNVGQAVSIVGTLVIGQAAVAAGFISSAMVIIVSITAISSFVIPEAGMSIAARIIRFFLIALAGFMGLYGILCGVFIVVLHLVSLRSFGVPYMSPLGPFRPADLKDSIFRFPWPFLRTRPQENRTQNLHRQSRSKRGGS